The Hypomesus transpacificus isolate Combined female chromosome 3, fHypTra1, whole genome shotgun sequence genome has a window encoding:
- the LOC124487604 gene encoding ras-related protein Rab-15-like isoform X2, with protein MAKQYDVLLRLLILGDSGVGKTCLIRRFTDNEFHPSHISTIGVDFKMKTLEIDGLKVRVQIWDTAGQERYQTITKQYYRRAQGIILVYDVTCAQSFQHIAKWASDVDEFGPDGVQRILVGNKSDGEDKRQVATQQGSQVRDRWQHNKEASWGRPMTCPSSRQVPVPTIT; from the exons ATGGCTAAACAGTACGACGTTTTATTGAGGTTGTTGATTCTCGGAGATTCGGGGGTTGGAAAAACATGTTTAATACGCAGGTTCACGGATAATGAATTTCACCCGTCGCATATTTCTACCATCG GAGTGGATTTTAAGATGAAAACGTTGGAAATCGACGGCCTCAAAGTCCGAGTTCAGATATG GGACACCGCTGGGCAGGAACGATACCAGACCATAACCAAGCAGTACTACAGGCGGGCACAG GGGATTATTCTGGTGTACGACGTCACCTGTGCTCAGTCCTTTCAGCACATAGCAAAGTGGGCTAGCGATGTGGACGAG TTTGGCCCTGACGGGGTGCAGAGGATCCTGGTGGGGAACAAGTCTGACGGAGAAGACAAGAGACAG GTGGCAACACAACAAGGAAGCCAGGTAAGAGACAGGTGGCAACACAACAAGGAAGCCAG ttggGGAAGACCTATGACATGTCCTTCTTCGAGACAAGTGCCTGTACCAACCATCACATAA
- the LOC124487604 gene encoding ras-related protein Rab-15-like isoform X1, which yields MAKQYDVLLRLLILGDSGVGKTCLIRRFTDNEFHPSHISTIGVDFKMKTLEIDGLKVRVQIWDTAGQERYQTITKQYYRRAQGIILVYDVTCAQSFQHIAKWASDVDEFGPDGVQRILVGNKSDGEDKRQVATQQGSQLGKTYDMSFFETSACTNHHITEAFTRLTEQVLQGQRTHYSFQESIGDYLDLAALEDEEGKDVETTTQKGCTC from the exons ATGGCTAAACAGTACGACGTTTTATTGAGGTTGTTGATTCTCGGAGATTCGGGGGTTGGAAAAACATGTTTAATACGCAGGTTCACGGATAATGAATTTCACCCGTCGCATATTTCTACCATCG GAGTGGATTTTAAGATGAAAACGTTGGAAATCGACGGCCTCAAAGTCCGAGTTCAGATATG GGACACCGCTGGGCAGGAACGATACCAGACCATAACCAAGCAGTACTACAGGCGGGCACAG GGGATTATTCTGGTGTACGACGTCACCTGTGCTCAGTCCTTTCAGCACATAGCAAAGTGGGCTAGCGATGTGGACGAG TTTGGCCCTGACGGGGTGCAGAGGATCCTGGTGGGGAACAAGTCTGACGGAGAAGACAAGAGACAGGTGGCAACACAACAAGGAAGCCAG ttggGGAAGACCTATGACATGTCCTTCTTCGAGACAAGTGCCTGTACCAACCATCACATAACCGAG GCCTTCACCCGGCTGACTGAGCAGGTCCTGCAGGGTCAGAGAACACACTACAGCTTTCAGGAGTCCATAGGAGACTACCTCGACCTGGCTGCCCTGGAGGACGAGGAAGGAAAAGACGTGGAAACTACCACTCAGAAGGGCTGCACCTGCTAG
- the LOC124487725 gene encoding protein max-like isoform X1, which yields MSDNDDIEVDSDADKRAHHNALERKRRDHIKDSFHSLRDSVPALQGEKQSVKQASRAQILDQATEYIQYMRRKNHTHQQDIDDLKKQNALLEQQGECLARGLELGKRSRKGPLVRALEKAKGNTQVQSSYSSPDSSLYTNPKGSAVSAFDGGSDSSSDSEPEDPPTRKKLRVEPS from the exons GCAGACAAACGGGCCCATCACAATGCACTGGAGCGCAAACGCAGGGATCATATCAAAGACAGCTTCCACAGTTTACGGGACTCAGTGCCTGCTCTGCAGGGAGAGAAG CAATCTGTCAAACAGGCTTCCCGAGCTCAGATCCTAGACCAAGCCACAGAGTACATCCAGTACATGCGCCGGAAAAACCACACCCACCAGCAGGACATAGACGACCTGAAGAAACAGAACGCACTGCTGGAGCAGCAGGGTGAGTGTCTAGCCAGGGGCCTGGAGCTGGGCAAGAGGTCTCGCAAGGGACCACTGG TCCGGGCCCTGGAGAAGGCCAAGGGGAACACTCAGGTCCAGTCCAGCTACTCGTCTCCTGACAGCAGCTTGTACACCAACCCCAAGGGGAGCGCCGTGTCAGCGTTTGATGGGGGCTCAGACTCCAGCTCCGACTCGGAGCCCGAAGACCCGCCCACCAGGAAGAAGCTACGGGTGGAGCCTAGctag
- the LOC124487725 gene encoding protein max-like isoform X4 → MSDNDDIEVDSDADKRAHHNALERKRRDHIKDSFHSLRDSVPALQGEKASRAQILDQATEYIQYMRRKNHTHQQDIDDLKKQNALLEQQVRALEKAKGNTQVQSSYSSPDSSLYTNPKGSAVSAFDGGSDSSSDSEPEDPPTRKKLRVEPS, encoded by the exons GCAGACAAACGGGCCCATCACAATGCACTGGAGCGCAAACGCAGGGATCATATCAAAGACAGCTTCCACAGTTTACGGGACTCAGTGCCTGCTCTGCAGGGAGAGAAG GCTTCCCGAGCTCAGATCCTAGACCAAGCCACAGAGTACATCCAGTACATGCGCCGGAAAAACCACACCCACCAGCAGGACATAGACGACCTGAAGAAACAGAACGCACTGCTGGAGCAGCAGG TCCGGGCCCTGGAGAAGGCCAAGGGGAACACTCAGGTCCAGTCCAGCTACTCGTCTCCTGACAGCAGCTTGTACACCAACCCCAAGGGGAGCGCCGTGTCAGCGTTTGATGGGGGCTCAGACTCCAGCTCCGACTCGGAGCCCGAAGACCCGCCCACCAGGAAGAAGCTACGGGTGGAGCCTAGctag
- the gpx2 gene encoding glutathione peroxidase 2 yields MTFIAKTFYDLRATTLEGDAVDFNVFRGRVVLIENVASLUGTTTRDYSQLNDLQRRYPHRLVVLGFPCNQFGYQENCSNGEILNSLKFVRPGDGYQPGFTIFEKCDVNGTSTHPVFAYLKDKLPYPEDDPHSLIQDPRFLVWSPVTRTDISWNFEKFLIGPEGEPFKRYSKKFPTIDIEPDIQRLLRLTKT; encoded by the exons ATGACGTTCATCGCCAAGACCTTCTACGACCTGAGAGCCACGACGCTGGAGGGCGATGCGGTGGACTTTAACGTGTTCAGGGGGCGGGTGGTGCTGATTGAGAATGTGGCGTCTCTCTGAGGGACCACCACCCGGGACTACAGCCAGCTCAACGACCTCCAGCGGAGGTACCCTCATCGGCTGGTGGTTCTGGGGTTCCCCTGCAATCAGTTTGGCTACCAG GAGAACTGCAGTAATGGAGAGATCCTGAACTCGCTGAAGTTTGTCCGACCAGGAGATGGCTACCAGCCTGGCTTCACCATCTTTGAGAAGTGTGATGTGAACGGCACATCCACCCATCCTGTCTTTGCGTATCTGAAAGACAAACTTCCCTACCCCGAGGATGACCCCCACTCTCTCATCCAGGACCCCAGGTTCCTCGTCTGGAGTCCCGTCACCAGAACTGACATCTCCTGGAATTTTGAAAAGTTCCTTATTGGGCCGGAAGGAGAGCCTTTTAAGAGATACAGCAAGAAATTTCCCACCATTGATATCGAACCTGACATCCAAAGACTGCTGAGACTAACCAAGACCTGA
- the LOC124487725 gene encoding protein max-like isoform X3 codes for MSDNDDIEVDSDADKRAHHNALERKRRDHIKDSFHSLRDSVPALQGEKQSVKQASRAQILDQATEYIQYMRRKNHTHQQDIDDLKKQNALLEQQVRALEKAKGNTQVQSSYSSPDSSLYTNPKGSAVSAFDGGSDSSSDSEPEDPPTRKKLRVEPS; via the exons GCAGACAAACGGGCCCATCACAATGCACTGGAGCGCAAACGCAGGGATCATATCAAAGACAGCTTCCACAGTTTACGGGACTCAGTGCCTGCTCTGCAGGGAGAGAAG CAATCTGTCAAACAGGCTTCCCGAGCTCAGATCCTAGACCAAGCCACAGAGTACATCCAGTACATGCGCCGGAAAAACCACACCCACCAGCAGGACATAGACGACCTGAAGAAACAGAACGCACTGCTGGAGCAGCAGG TCCGGGCCCTGGAGAAGGCCAAGGGGAACACTCAGGTCCAGTCCAGCTACTCGTCTCCTGACAGCAGCTTGTACACCAACCCCAAGGGGAGCGCCGTGTCAGCGTTTGATGGGGGCTCAGACTCCAGCTCCGACTCGGAGCCCGAAGACCCGCCCACCAGGAAGAAGCTACGGGTGGAGCCTAGctag
- the LOC124487725 gene encoding protein max-like isoform X2, whose product MSDNDDIEVDSDADKRAHHNALERKRRDHIKDSFHSLRDSVPALQGEKASRAQILDQATEYIQYMRRKNHTHQQDIDDLKKQNALLEQQGECLARGLELGKRSRKGPLVRALEKAKGNTQVQSSYSSPDSSLYTNPKGSAVSAFDGGSDSSSDSEPEDPPTRKKLRVEPS is encoded by the exons GCAGACAAACGGGCCCATCACAATGCACTGGAGCGCAAACGCAGGGATCATATCAAAGACAGCTTCCACAGTTTACGGGACTCAGTGCCTGCTCTGCAGGGAGAGAAG GCTTCCCGAGCTCAGATCCTAGACCAAGCCACAGAGTACATCCAGTACATGCGCCGGAAAAACCACACCCACCAGCAGGACATAGACGACCTGAAGAAACAGAACGCACTGCTGGAGCAGCAGGGTGAGTGTCTAGCCAGGGGCCTGGAGCTGGGCAAGAGGTCTCGCAAGGGACCACTGG TCCGGGCCCTGGAGAAGGCCAAGGGGAACACTCAGGTCCAGTCCAGCTACTCGTCTCCTGACAGCAGCTTGTACACCAACCCCAAGGGGAGCGCCGTGTCAGCGTTTGATGGGGGCTCAGACTCCAGCTCCGACTCGGAGCCCGAAGACCCGCCCACCAGGAAGAAGCTACGGGTGGAGCCTAGctag